DNA sequence from the Halorussus limi genome:
GGCTACGTCGGCTACGCCGAGGGCCGCGACGACCAGGTCGGCGGTGCCATCCAGAAGGCGATCGACATCGCGAAGCTGAACATGATTCAGGTCAACCGCGGCGCGGGGTCGTGGGAGGACCGAAGCGAACGACCTCACTCGCTGGCCCGCCGGACGAAAGGCAAGGCAGGCAGCGTCGAGGTCGAACTGATTCCGGCCCCGACCGGCCTCGGTCTCGCGGCGACCGACACCGTCCGCAAGATTCTTGAACTGGGCGGCGTCGAGAACGCGTGGACCAAGAGCCACGGCAACACCCGGACGACGCTCAACCTCGCGAAGGCGACGTACAACGCGCTGGAGAACGCCGCGGAGTCCCGCGGCCCGCGCGGCCGGACCGACTACAGCGAGGAGGTGGCCGAGTGATGAAGGCGGTCGTTCAGATTCGCGGCGAAGTCGACATGAACGGCGACACGCAGGACACGCTGAAGATGCTGAACCTGCACCGCGTCAACCACTGCACGCTCGTCCCGGACACCGACGCCTACCGCGGCATGGTCACGAAGGTCAACGACTACACCGCGTACGGCGAACCCAGCCAAGACGTGCTGGAGACGGTGCTCGAGAAGCGCGCCGAACCCGAGGAGGGCGACGCCGACGTCGACGACGAGTGGGTCGCGGAGAACACCGACTACGACGACGTGAGCGCCCTCGCGAGCGCGCTGCTGGACGAGGAGACGACGCTGCGCGAGCAGGGTCTCTCCCCGGTCCTCCGGCTTCACCCGCCGCGCGGCGGTCACGACGGCATCAAACACCCCACTAAAGAGGGCGGTCAGCTCGGCAAGCACGACACCGAGCAGATCGATTCGCTCCTGAAGGCGATGCGATAACCATGACGGACAAGAAACGACGACAGCGCGGCTCCCGCACGCACGGCGGCGGTAGTCACAAGAACCGGCGCGGAGCCGGTCACCGCGGCGGTCGCGGACGCGCGGGTCGCGCCAAACACGAGTTCCACAACTACGAACCGCTCGGCAAGCACGGCTTCTCGCGACCGGACAAGGTTCAGGACGAGGTCCTGACCGTCACGGTCCAGAAGCTCGACGAGGACGCGGCCCTGCTGGCCGCCGAAGGCGACGCCGAGGAGACCGACTCCGGCTACCGCCTCGACGCACGCGACGTCGTCGAGGACGGCTGGGGCGCCGACGCCGTGAAGGTGCTCGGCGACGGTCAAGTCCGCAACCGACTCGAAGTCACCGCCGACGCCTTCTCCGCGAGCGCGGTCGAACTCATCGAGGAGGAAGGCGGCGACGCAGTCCTCAGCGACCGCGCCGAGGAAGCCGAGGAAGCCGAAGACGACGACGAATCGGACGACGACGAGTAGTCGCGCCGTTCCGCGGAAATCTCCGCGTTCTTTTCCGTTTCTTTTTCGACGCGAGAGCCGACGGCTCAGCGACGAGCGGGTGAAACGCTTATGAGGCCACCACTTCAATACGGTGTATGACCTACGATACCGTCGTCTTCGACAACGACGGTGTCCTCGTCGGTCGGACGAGCTTCGAAGTCCTGCGGGAAGCAACCTGCGAGACGTTCGAGGAGTTCGGCGTGACCGACCCGGACCCCGACCACGTGGACGACATGACGGTAGGCGCGACGCCGAGTCGCGTCAGCGAAGTTTGTGGGACGTACGACCTCGACCCCGAGACGTTCTGGCGCGCGCTCGACAGCACGTCGTCGCGCGCCCAGCAGCGGGAGGCCCGCGAGGGCCGCAAGACGCCCTACGACGACGTACACACGCTGGCGGACCTCGATACCTCGATGGGAATCGTCAGCTCGAACCAACAGGAGACGGTCGACTTCCTCATCGACCACTTCGAGGTTGACCACCTGTTCGAGACAGCGTACGGCCGCGAGGCGACCATCAAGAGCCTCGACCGCCGGAAGCCTAACTCCCACTACATCGACCGGGCGCTGTCTGACTTAGACGCCGACTCGGCGCTGTTCGTCGGCGACAACGAGTCCGACATCCGGGCCGCCGAGAACGCCGGCATCGACTCGGCGTTCATCCGTCGGCCCCACCGCCGAGACTGGGACCTGAACGTCTGGCCGACGTGGGACATCGACTCGCTGGACGACCTCCACCGAATCTGCAGCGCCTGAGGAAGGCGGAAGGTTCGGTTGGCCGCTGGTCGAGCGGTAGCGAGAGGCGTCACTCGCCGCCTGACCGGTGTCCGTCCTCGGAGACGAGCAGTTCGTCGTCGGCAACGCCCAGTCGCTTGCCTGCCGTTTCCACGGCACCCTCGGCCCGACGGAGCGTCCCGGCCGCCCCGAGACCGAACTGCGGCATGTTGTTGTAGACGCTCTCGCAGTCGCCGGGGTCCACCACGTACGTCTCGTGGAAGATACCGACGTCACCCGTCCCGGAGTTCGATTCGTTGTACGAGGCCCACGCCGGGACGTGTTCCCGGTCGAAGTCCCGGGCGTACTCCCGGAGACGTTCGAACGAGTCCCAGTACTGTATCGTCAGCAGTACGCGCCAGCCGACGACAGTTTCGTAGTGCAGGAGTCCGGACTCCGGGTCGGCGTCGAGTTCCCGGAGCATCCGCGGCATCGCCAGCGCAACCGGGAGCCACTTGTGTACCTTCCGGAGGCGGTTGATTCGCATCCCGATGACGAACACCACGAACTCCCCGTCCATCTCCGCAGTGGTGCGCTCGGTGCGGACTCGATTCGCGTCGGTCACGAGGTGTAGATTTATCCCGACCGAAGTTAGACGTTTCACCAACATGTTGGCGGTTTGCCCAGCACGAGCGACCGGGTCCGCCGAGCGGGAGGCGACTCCGTGATTCGAGCGCGATTCCGAATGACGCTCCCGCCCGATACGTGGATTTCGTCGGTTTCGCGGTCGCATCCCGACGCCACGTTCCGGCTACTCACCGGCGTTCCGGTCGAAGACCGAGCGATGGAACTGGGCGAAATCGTCGGCGGGGACTGCGAGTCGGCCGCGGAAGCGATTCGGACTCACCCCGCCGTGGTCGCCTACGACTCGCTCTACGCCGACGAGGAGCGGACACTCGCCCAGTACGAATCGACCGATCAGGGGCTCTACGAGTTTCTGGGCCGTTCGTCGCTCCCGCCGGAGTTCCCCGTCGTCGTCACCGACGGGCGCTTCGAGTTCGACCTGACCGCGACCCGCGAGCAGTTCGAAGCGGTCGGAACCGCGCTGGACGAGAGCGCCTTCGACTACGACCTCCTGTCGGTGGTCGAGACCGGCGACGAGACGGACAGTCGGACCGACCGCGAGGGCGGGCTAACCGGCCACGGCGGCCTGTTGACCGACCGCCAGCGAGAGTGTCTCGACGCGGCGCTCCGCGAGGGTTACTTCGAGGTGCCTCGCGAGTGTACGCTGGCCGACCTTGCGGAGACGCTGGAAATCGACAAGTCCACCGCGAGCGAGATACTGCGCCGCGGCGAGCGTCGGGTTCTCGGAGCGGTCCTCCTCGGGAACGACTGATGGCGGGGCGCGAGCTCCAGACGTTGAGCCACGGCGTCACGAGAGCAGTCCACGGCTATCCGAGCGGTTCGGACGGCCGCGTCGCGTCGTACGTCTCCCGGAGAGTGTCGGCGAACTGTCCGCCCTTCCGGAGCGCGATGGTGACGACGACGAACTCCCCGCCTTCGGGCCGGAGGACGAACACCTCGCGCGGGGCCGACCCCTCCTGCTCGTTCACCCTATCGACCAGCGGTTCGACCGGACGGGTGCCGTCGCGGAACGCCTCGAAGATGCCGTTCGTCGGGTCCTCGCCGAAGACGTAGAGGACGCCGTTGACCTCGCTGTCGGTGTTGCGCGTGACCCTGCTGTTCATCGAGTCGCCGGCGGTGCGCGCCTCGGTCCACGTCTCGCGGGCCGCGTCGAACATGGGTTCGGCGTCGTCGGCGAAGACGTACAGCGTCGGGCGGCGGACCGACAGCGACCGGACGGTCGGGTCGGGACTCGACCAGTCGAGGTCGGCGTCCACCAGATACCCGGGCCGGAGGTCCGCGACGGGAGCGTCGTGGCCCGACTCGGCGGTGACGACCGGTTCGAAGGTCTGGCGGTCGAGAAGTCGAACCGGGCCGTCCTCGGGCGCGGCCAGCACGCGGTAGCGCCTCTCGTCGGCCGTCCGGTCGGCGTCCGCGGTTCGGTCGTCCCCGTCCCCCGCGTCGGCCTCCTCGGTTCCGTCGTCGGTCGCGGCCCGACCGTCGGCCGACCGGTCGTCCGTGCGCCAGATGTCGTCTGTTCGAGTGTCGTCGTCAGTCCGAGCGTCGTCGCCGATTCCGTCGCCGTCGGAAGCCCGCTCGTCGGTCATGCGCTCGCTACGAATCGAAGCCGGGAAAATCGCTCGCATCGGGTCGGTCGCCGCGAGCGCGTGGCAGTGTTCGCCCGAAACGTGTGAAGGCCTCACTCCCCGACCGTGACTCAAAGCGAAGCACATACAAGCCCCCGTCCGATGTATTGCGATATATGAGTTGGAAAGAAGCCGCAGAACCAGTACTCACCCGGATGCCGTCGGTGAGGCGTCCGGATGGCCACGTTCCGTTCAAGCGGAAGCTTGGATGGACCGCGGGCGTGTTGGTTCTGTATTTCTTCCTCACGAACGTATTCCTGTACGGGGTCAACATCGGAGGCAACGACGCCTTCGGCCAGTTCCGCTCGATTCTGGCGGGCGGACAAGGGACAGTTTTGCAACTCGGTATCGGTCCGATAGTCACCGCGAGCATCGTCCTCCAATTGCTCGGCGGTGCCGACCTGCTCGGACTCGACACCGACGACCCCCGCGACCAGGTGCTGTATCAGGGTCTGCAGAAGCTGCTGGTGGGCGTGATGATCTGTCTGACCGGTCTGCCGATGGTGTTCGCCGGCGGCTTCCTGCAGGTGGACCAGCAGGTCGCCCAGAGCCTGCCGTTCGGTACGATGGGCGTCAAGTGGCTCATCTTCGCCCAAATCGCGGTCGGCGGCATCCTCGTCCTGTTCATGGACGAGATAATCAGCAAGTGGGGCGTCGGCTCCGGTATCGGGCTGTTCATCATCGCAGGAGTCAGCCAGAAGCTGCTCGGCGGCCTGTTCGCGTGGCCGAGCCTTCCGGGTCAGACCGGTCTCGTCCCGACGTGGATCGGCCTGATCACCGGTAGTGCCGAAAACGCGCCGTCCCTGCTGACCGGGAGCGGGATTCAGTATCTCATGCTCAACGGTGGCGGAATCCTCGCGCTCGTCACGACGGTCCTCATCTTCGCAATCGTCGTGTACGCCGAGAGCGTCCGGGTCGAGATTCCGCTGAGCCACGCCCGCGTCAAGGGCGCTCGCGGTCGGTTCCCCGTGAAGCTCATCTACGCCAGCGTCCTGCCGATGATTCTCGTCCGGGCGCTGCAGGCCAACATCCAGTTCCTCGGCCGCATCCTCTACAGCCAACTCGGCGCGGGCGGGATGCCCAACTGGCTCGGGACGTACTCGGGCGGCTCGCCGACCGGCGGGCTGTTCTACTACCTCGCGCCGATTCAGGCGCGCGGGCAGTGGATGTGGTGGACCGGGACGGTCGGCCAAGAGCCGTGGCAGGTCCTCATTCGGGTCCTCATCGACCTGACGTTCATGGTCGTCGGCGGTGCCATCTTCGCGGTCTTCTGGGTGGAGACCACCGACATGGGTCCGGAAGCGACCGCCGAGCAGATTCAGAACTCCGGGATGCAGATTCCCGGCTTCCGCCAGAACACGGGCGTCATCGAGAAGGTCATGGAGCGCTACATCCCGCAGGTGACGGTCATCGGCGGCGCATTGGTCGGCCTGCTGGCCGTGCTGGCGAACATGCTCGGCACCATCGGTGGCGTCTCCGGGACCGGCCTGCTGCTGACAGTCTCCATCACGTACAAGCTATACGAGGAGATCGCCGAAGAGCAGTTGATGGAGATGCACCCGATGATGCGCGAGATGTTCGGCGGATAGACCGTACGAAACCTCGTCGCCGTCTTCTCGTCGTCGATTCTGTTTTCGCTCGCTACGTGACCGGAACGTCCCACGAGCGCACGCTCCCTCGGTAGTCGAAGCCATCTCCCGTCCGTTGACCGGACGTAGGCCGACGGGAGCCGAAACGCGCCGGACCGTTCGACGGACGCGGGGGCAAGAGCTTCTTTTGCGCTCGCGGCCGTCTACGACTTCATGCCCGAATTCGATATCATCGTCCTCGGCGGGGGGACCGGCAACGTCGTGGCGTCGGCCGCGGCCGAGGAGGGGTTGGACGTGGCGCTGGTCGAGCGCGACAAACTCGGCGGTACTTGCCTGAACCGCGGCTGTAACCCGTCGAAGAAGCTCATCCACCGAGCGGACGTAGTCGAGACAGTCCGGCGGGCCGACGCGCTGGGCGTAGAGGCCAGCGTCGAGAGCGTCGCGTTCGCCGACATCGTGGACGACGTGACCGAGAAGATAACCGCGGCGGCCGAGGCGAAGGCCGAGGACGCCCGCGAGAACGAGAACATCGCGTTCTATCAGACCGAAGGTCGGTTCGTCGGCGAGCGAACCGTCGAGGTGGACTCGACGGACGGCGTCGCGGTCGGTGACTGCGACGACGGCGACTCCGCAGAACTCACCAGCGAGCGAATCGTCCTCGCCGGCGGTTCCCGACCGACGGTTCCCGACTCCATCGACGGCACCGACGAGGTGGACTTCCTGACGAGCGCCGACGCGCTCCGCCTCCGGGAGCGCCCCGACCGCCTCGTCGTGGTGGGCGGCGGGTACATCGCGGCCGAGATGAGCCACTTCTTCGACGCGATGGGGACCGAGGTGGTCGTCGTCGGTCACGGCGACGTGCTGGTGGACCGCGAGGACCCCGAGATAGCCGAGTTCCTGACCGACGCCTACGCCGAGCGACACGAGGTCCACACCGGCTACGAGGTGACCGAACTGGCCGAAGACGGGACCGAAGCGGGTGAGGGTGCGAGAGTCGTCCGCGCTGAGTCCGAGGACGGCGAGGAGATAGCGGTCCGCGGCGACGAGATACTGGTCGCGACCGGTCGCCGGCCGAACTCGGACGCGTGGAACGTCGCGGCCGCGGGCATCGACACCGACGAGAAGGGGTTCGTGGAGACCGACGAACACCTCGAAACCTCGGTGGACGGAGTGTGGGCAATCGGGGACATCGCGGGCAATTACATGTTCAAGCACTCGGGCGACAAGGAGGCGGAGTACGCGGTCCGCAACGCTGTCCGGGGAGAGAGCGCGCAGGTCGAGTACCCCGGCATGGCCCACGCCATATTCGGGTCGCCGCAGGTGGGCAGTCTGGGGAAGACCGAGGACGAACTCGACCGCGACGACTACGAGGTGGGGACCTTCGAGTACGACCGGACCGCGCTCGGGTCGGCGCTCGAAACGGGCGGGTTCGCCAAGGCCGTCACGGCCCCGGACGGCGAGATTCTGGGATTCCACATCGTCGGCCCTCACGCCTCGATGCTGATTCACGAGGTCGCCACCGCAGTCGCTGCGGGGGCCGACGCCGACGACGTGGCCGAGACCATCCACGTCCACCCGGCGCTCTCGGAGGTCGTGCAGGGCGCGTTCCGGGAGGTCCGAGGCCACCCGCCGACCGGCATCTGAGGCCCGGCGGTGTACGGCGGGTTCTACCTCCTGCTGTCGCTGTCCCAGTTCGCGGCCCCGATTCACCCGCGGCCTCGGCGGTCCCCCGAGCGGACGCCGAACCGACGAACGACCGCCTATATTCGGTGGAGACGCGCCGTCCAGAACTCCCGGAAGGCGTCCGATAGGGCGTCCTCCGGGTCGCCGGTCGCGTCCACCGCGCTCGTCGCGTCGGCGCGGTCCTCGAACTCCCCGAGGAGCGTGCGCTGGCCGACGACGAAGAGGCGGTCGGCCGACGACTCGGCCAGCGCCGCGTCGATGGCGGCCTCGCACTTCTCGAGGTGTTCGTCTATCTGGGCGTCGCGGCGGCGCTCGAACCGGCCCTGCGAGAAGCCGCCCTTCGAGTGGTCGCCCTTCACGTCGCTCTCGAACCCCTCGAAGGCGACTCGGTCGCGGCCGTCGTAGGTGCCGACCGCGAACAGGTCCGACCGGACCAGCGCGAGCGCGAACTCGCCGGTCGGCAGGAACCACTCGCGGTCGATTCGGAAGCCGTCGCTCCACTCGGCGAAGGTGTCGGGCGCGACCGGCGGGACGAGCGCCGCGCTCACGAGGCCCGCGTCGTCGGTGACCGCGAGGCAGGGCCGCGCGCGGGCGACCAGTCCGGCCCGGTCGCCGAACGCGTCCTCGACCTCGTCGGGCAGTCCGGCGTCCCCGTCGCCGACCATCGCGGTCAGCGCGCCCTCGGGGTCGGTCTCGACGGATTCGAGCCGCGACAGGACCTCGGCGAGGCGGTCGCCCCGGACGGTCTCGACCCCGCGGAACTCGAGGCCGGCCTCGTCGGACTCGGTGCGCTCGACCCGGTCTTCTAACTCCTCGATGCGGTCCTCCAGCCGGTTGACCCGCTGTTCGGCCTCTTGGCGGGCGGTCGCGGCCTCGGACCGCCGCTCCTGTTCGGCCTCCAACTGGCGTTCGAGGTGGCGCTTCTCGTCTTCGAGGTCGGCGATGCGCTCTTTCAACTCCGCGCGACCGAGCAGCTGGTCGAGCATTCGCCGTGACAAGTGGCCGGAGACGCCTTGTAGCTTCTGCTTGGGTGTCGCGTAGCGGTCTTTGGAACGAATTTCATTTCCTAGACGCCACTGTGGGTTTCTTTCGCATTTCTCTACGATGCCGAGTCGTCCGCTCGCCTTCGACTCGCTCGAACCGCGGCCGCACATAGATATTCGCCCGGCCCGGACGCGACGCGCGGCCGCCCTGTCGCCCGTTCCTCCGCCACCAATCTATATAGTTTAGGGTGTTAAATATATACTTCCTGCGCTACGCTTATCAGCCTCAGGCGGGTACGTTCGACCAATGACAGAGGGAAGTGGAGTCCGAAAGCTTCGACCCGCCGCGCCTGAACCGACCGGTTCCGACCACATCGACGCCGAGTGGGCCGAACTGAGTTCCCGTGCAGAACCGGCCACGCTCGCGCGGTTCGCCGCACCGCGCGCGGCGACCCGAACCACGCTGGCGGTGTTCTCCGACCCGCACCTCTCGACCGCGAAGGAGGGGACGTGGAAGGCCTTCCACCGGACCGAGGCCCGCCTCCGGGCCGCGGTCGCCGACGCCAACGCCCGCGGAGTGGACGGCGTCGTCGTCGCGGGCGACCTGACCGAGGACGGCCGCCCCGAGGACTTCGACGCCGCCGCCGACGTGCTGGCCGGCCTCGACGCGCCCTTCGTCGCGGTGCCGGGCAACCACGACGTGCCGAAGGCGTTCGACGACCACGACACCCCGCCCGTGAGCGAGTTCGAAGCGCGCTTCGCGCCCCACTCGTTCCCCTACCGGACCGAACTCGGCGGTGTAGACGTGCTGGGCCTGAACTCAGCGTCCGCGCCCGACGGCGAACTCGACGCGACCCACGACGGCGCTATCTCCGAGGACCAACTCGCGTGGCTCGAATCGACGCTCCCCGAGACCGACGCCGCGCTCGTGGTCTCGCACCACAACCCGCCGGGTCTCGAATCCCACCTCGCCGACGGCCACTACGCGCCCCACCCGCCGGTCGGCGACGCGCCCGCGTTCGTGGACGTCCTCGCCGACCACGACGCCCTCCACCTCTCGGGACACGTCCACCTGCCCGCGGCCATCTCGGGAGACATCCGAGGACTCGTCTGCCCCGCCCTCTCGTCGTTCCCGCAGGCGTACGTCCTCGCGGAGGTCGGACCCGAGGGAACGACGCTCCGACTAGTCCCGGTCGCCGACCCCGAGGGCGTCGCGGAGGCCCACGACCTCGCTGTCGGTCGCTCCGACCGGAGCGCCGACATCGCCGCGACGGTCGAGAGCCAACTCGCGGACCTGCCGCTGGTGGACGAGCGGTAAGCCGCAAAACAGGCCACCGTTCGAGTCAGTCCCTCTTCTCGTCGTCCGATACGTCGCCGGTCCTCGGCACGTCGTCTCCTCGCGCGTCGTCGGTTCGCTGCGCGCCGTCAGTCCCCAGTGCGTCGTCCGTCCCCCACGCGTCGCCGTTCTCGGGCGGACGATTCCCGCCAGCGACCCCGCCGTCGTATCGCTCGCGTCCGAAGAACCCGCGGAGCGCCATCGTCGTGCCGACGTAGGAGGCGGCGACGAGGACGACGAATCCGAACAATAGTTCGAGGACCATCACCATCGTTCCGACCACTCCACCCCCGCGAATGTAAACTCGGCGAAAAGAGGCCGCGGGAGAACCGTCGGAGGCTATCGGCCGTCAGTCGGCCGTGACGGGAGTTCGGCTCTGCTCGCCGGCCATCTCCACCACGTCGTCGAAGAAACCGAGCGTGTCGTGCGGGCCGGGGTTCGCCTCGGGGTGGTACTGGCGGGTCAGGACCTGCAGGTCGTCGCTCTCCAGTCCCTCGGCGGTGTCGTCGTTGACGTTGACCTGCGTCACGTCGAGTTCCGGGCCGGGTTCGGCGACGGTGTAGCCGTGGTTCTGAGTGGTCATGACGACCTTGTCGCTCCGGAGGTCCCGGACGGGTTGGTTGACCCCGCGGTGGCCGAACGCCATCTTCTCGGTGGTGCCGCCGAGCGCGCGGGCGACTATCTGTTGGCCGAGACAGATGCCCGCCAGCGGAACCTCGCCGACGAACTCCGAGACCAGCGCCTCGGCGGCTTCGAAGTTCGCGGGGTCGCCGGGACCGTTGGAGACGAACAGGACGTCGGGGTCGAGGTCGGCGACTTCGGCCGGCGTCACGTCGTAGGGCAGGACGTGGACCGTCGCGTCGCGTTCGAGCAGCGACTCCACGATGGACCCCTTCGCGCCGCAGTCGACGAGCGCGACATCCGGGCCGTCGCCGCCCTCGTAGGTCGTCTGGCTCGAGACGCTGACCTGCGCGCCAATGTCCGTGTGGTCGCTCATCCCCGGACAGTCCGCGAGCGCGTCCTTCGCCTTCTCGGGCGAGGCGTCGGGTCCGGCCGAGATGCCGCACTTCATCGCGCCGCCCTCTCGAATCTGGCCGACGAGGTCGCGCGTGTCGAGTTTGTCCACCGCGGGGACGCCCTCGCTTTCGAGCCACGAGGCGACGTCGTCGGTGAGTTCTCGCGCGACGACCGCGCGCGGGTGGACTCGCTCGTCCTCGAAGCGCTCCTCTCGGACGCCGTAGTTGCCGATGAGGGGGTAGGAGAACGTGAGTACCTGCTCCTCGTAGGAGGGGTCGGTCAGGCTCTCTTCGTACCCGGTGTACGCGGTCGTGAATACCAGTTCGCCGTGGGACGTGCCCGGAGCGCGACAGCGCGCCTCCACGACGCTGCCGCCTTCCAGTGCGACGTATGCGGCCGACATTACGAGATTCATACGAAACCCGGCCGTATAAACCTTGCTTTCGTAGTGAGATTACGAATTTCGTAATCATCAAGTGAGGTCCGCGTCTACTGTCGCATCTCCATGGACGAACTCGACCGCGAAATCCTGAGCATCCTCCGCCGAGACGCTCGAAAACCGTACACGGAGATCGCCGAAGAGGTGGGTACCTCGGAGGGAACGGTGCGCAACCGCGTCGAGCGCATGACCGACGACGGCGTCATCGAGCGGTTCACCATCGCCACCCAGACCGGCAACGTGAAGGCGATGATAGAACTCGACGTGGCGGTGGACGTCAACACCTCGGACCTCGGCGAGCGAGTAGCCGACTGGGAGC
Encoded proteins:
- a CDS encoding Lrp/AsnC family transcriptional regulator — protein: MDELDREILSILRRDARKPYTEIAEEVGTSEGTVRNRVERMTDDGVIERFTIATQTGNVKAMIELDVAVDVNTSDLGERVADWEQVDFVWQVSGEEDIVLVVDAADTQSVNQLITRARELEEVVNTKTRLILDEKLG